The following proteins come from a genomic window of Panthera leo isolate Ple1 chromosome E2, P.leo_Ple1_pat1.1, whole genome shotgun sequence:
- the SPIB gene encoding transcription factor Spi-B isoform X2 codes for MLALEAAQQDGPHFSCLYPDGVFYDLDSCKHPSYPDSEGASDSLWGWDLSPAVPAASYEAFNPAVANFGHPQGVQLCYGPSTYSPMGSLDPAPSLEAPGPSFPAYPAEEFTSQTVGPPAYAPYPSPVLSEEEDLLLDSPTLEVSDSESDEALMAGPEGRGSEAGARKKLRLYQFLLGLLTRGDMRHCVWWVEPGAGVFQFSSKHKELLARRWGQQKGNRKRMTYQKLARALRNYAKTGEIRKVKRKLTYQFDSALLPAARRA; via the exons ATGCTCGCCCTGGAGGCTGCACA GCAGGACGGGCCACACTTCAGCTGTCTG TACCCAGATGGCGTCTTCTACGACCTGGACAGCTGCAAGCACCCCAGCTACCCTGACTCAGAGGGGGCTTCTG ACTCCCTGTGGGGCTGGGACCTCAGTCCAGCTGTCCCAGCCGCCTCGTATGAAGCCTTCAACCCAGCTGTGGCCAACTTCGGCCACCCCCAGGGAGTCCAGCTCTGTTACGGACCCTCGACCTACAGCCCCATGGGGAGCCTCGACCCGGCCCCCAGCCTAgaggccccagggcccagctTCCCAGCGTACCCCGCGGAGGAATTCACCAgccag ACCGTGGGCCCCCCGGCATATGCCCCCTACCCCAGCCCTGTGCTGTCAGAGGAGGAGGATCTCCTGCTGGACAGTCCCACCCTGGAGGTTTCAGACAGCGAGTCGGACGAGGCCCTCATGGCTGGCCCCGAGGGGAGGGGATCTGAGGCAG ggGCCCGCAAGAAGCTCCGCCTGTACCAGTTCCTGCTGGGGCTCCTGACGCGCGGAGACATGCGCCACTGCGTGTGGTGGGTGGAGCCGGGCGCCGGGGTCTTCCAGTTCTCCTCCAAGCACAAGGAGCTCCTGGCGCGCCGCTGGGGCCAGCAGAAGGGCAACCGCAAGCGCATGACCTACCAGAAGCTGGCGCGCGCCCTACGCAACTACGCCAAGACCGGCGAGATCCGCAAGGTCAAGCGCAAGCTCACCTACCAGTTTGACAGTGCGCTGCTGCCGGCCGCCCGCCGGGCCTGA
- the SPIB gene encoding transcription factor Spi-B isoform X1 — protein sequence MPLCVFPSRQDGPHFSCLYPDGVFYDLDSCKHPSYPDSEGASDSLWGWDLSPAVPAASYEAFNPAVANFGHPQGVQLCYGPSTYSPMGSLDPAPSLEAPGPSFPAYPAEEFTSQTVGPPAYAPYPSPVLSEEEDLLLDSPTLEVSDSESDEALMAGPEGRGSEAGARKKLRLYQFLLGLLTRGDMRHCVWWVEPGAGVFQFSSKHKELLARRWGQQKGNRKRMTYQKLARALRNYAKTGEIRKVKRKLTYQFDSALLPAARRA from the exons ATGCCCCTGTGTGTCTTCCCCTCCAGGCAGGACGGGCCACACTTCAGCTGTCTG TACCCAGATGGCGTCTTCTACGACCTGGACAGCTGCAAGCACCCCAGCTACCCTGACTCAGAGGGGGCTTCTG ACTCCCTGTGGGGCTGGGACCTCAGTCCAGCTGTCCCAGCCGCCTCGTATGAAGCCTTCAACCCAGCTGTGGCCAACTTCGGCCACCCCCAGGGAGTCCAGCTCTGTTACGGACCCTCGACCTACAGCCCCATGGGGAGCCTCGACCCGGCCCCCAGCCTAgaggccccagggcccagctTCCCAGCGTACCCCGCGGAGGAATTCACCAgccag ACCGTGGGCCCCCCGGCATATGCCCCCTACCCCAGCCCTGTGCTGTCAGAGGAGGAGGATCTCCTGCTGGACAGTCCCACCCTGGAGGTTTCAGACAGCGAGTCGGACGAGGCCCTCATGGCTGGCCCCGAGGGGAGGGGATCTGAGGCAG ggGCCCGCAAGAAGCTCCGCCTGTACCAGTTCCTGCTGGGGCTCCTGACGCGCGGAGACATGCGCCACTGCGTGTGGTGGGTGGAGCCGGGCGCCGGGGTCTTCCAGTTCTCCTCCAAGCACAAGGAGCTCCTGGCGCGCCGCTGGGGCCAGCAGAAGGGCAACCGCAAGCGCATGACCTACCAGAAGCTGGCGCGCGCCCTACGCAACTACGCCAAGACCGGCGAGATCCGCAAGGTCAAGCGCAAGCTCACCTACCAGTTTGACAGTGCGCTGCTGCCGGCCGCCCGCCGGGCCTGA
- the SPIB gene encoding transcription factor Spi-B isoform X3 produces MASSTTWTAASTPATLTQRGLLTVGPPAYAPYPSPVLSEEEDLLLDSPTLEVSDSESDEALMAGPEGRGSEAGARKKLRLYQFLLGLLTRGDMRHCVWWVEPGAGVFQFSSKHKELLARRWGQQKGNRKRMTYQKLARALRNYAKTGEIRKVKRKLTYQFDSALLPAARRA; encoded by the exons ATGGCGTCTTCTACGACCTGGACAGCTGCAAGCACCCCAGCTACCCTGACTCAGAGGGGGCTTCTG ACCGTGGGCCCCCCGGCATATGCCCCCTACCCCAGCCCTGTGCTGTCAGAGGAGGAGGATCTCCTGCTGGACAGTCCCACCCTGGAGGTTTCAGACAGCGAGTCGGACGAGGCCCTCATGGCTGGCCCCGAGGGGAGGGGATCTGAGGCAG ggGCCCGCAAGAAGCTCCGCCTGTACCAGTTCCTGCTGGGGCTCCTGACGCGCGGAGACATGCGCCACTGCGTGTGGTGGGTGGAGCCGGGCGCCGGGGTCTTCCAGTTCTCCTCCAAGCACAAGGAGCTCCTGGCGCGCCGCTGGGGCCAGCAGAAGGGCAACCGCAAGCGCATGACCTACCAGAAGCTGGCGCGCGCCCTACGCAACTACGCCAAGACCGGCGAGATCCGCAAGGTCAAGCGCAAGCTCACCTACCAGTTTGACAGTGCGCTGCTGCCGGCCGCCCGCCGGGCCTGA